The Paramisgurnus dabryanus chromosome 3, PD_genome_1.1, whole genome shotgun sequence genome includes a window with the following:
- the LOC141281970 gene encoding E3 SUMO-protein ligase ZBED1-like, with amino-acid sequence MASSEPDQAVGALIPKKNSTSVIWDYFGFEVTDTEQKKVLCKTCHRSVATSRGNTTNLHQHLKKHHRRIFEECIAKKSTESAASDTQSSSKHQQSTISELFAAVTPYEKTSRRHREITNAITHYLAKDTVPFNVVTKEGFKNLIQTLDKRYTIPSRTYFSQVAIPQLYVECRNKTEAELMHVEFYATTTDLWSSRTTYLSLTVHFINDDFELKTRCLQTAYFPEDHTGQNIAQGLKECLSSWHLNEEGQTCITTDNAANVIKATELNEWTRLQCFGHRLHLAIENALKDDARVNRATGLCKQLVAHFSHSWKKKNALSEVQKQLNLPEHSLVTECPTRWGSRQKMIERVLEQSKALSQVLSEDRKTHHLVPTWQDTEVLESINAALHPLQVFTDALSGELDVSVSYLKPVLHLLKTSTLAEKDDDTDLTKAIKSRALGYMEDKYSDPATQEILDVASFLDPRFKMDYVRQENVPEIRSRVKLEMEQEAQKEKRARLSTTGDEHQSAAAEAEPSTSTVKKKDKQSLGSFLKGNTVPHASSLQLEDSLEAEINCYLMTPAIDGEQDPLAWWKVHRVNFPRLSKLARKYLCIPATSSPSERLFSTSGNVVTCERSCLKPAKVDMLVFLAKNL; translated from the exons ATGGCATCTTCCGAGCCAGATCAAGCTGTAGGTGCCTTAATACCAAAGAAAAACAGCACCTCTGTTATCTGGGATTATTTTGGATTCGAAGTGACAGACACAGAACAAAAAAAGGTACTTTGCAAAACTTGTCATAGAAGTGTTGCCACATCGCGTGGTAATACAACAAATCTCCACCAACACTTAAAAAAACACCACAGGCGGATTTTTGAGGAGTGCATTGCTAAAAAGTCTACAGAAAGTGCTGCCAGTGACACTCAATCTAGTAGCAAGCATCAGCAGAGTACAATTTCAGAGTTGTTTGCAGCCGTTACACCATATGAAAAGACCTCGCGAAGGCATCGGGAGATAACTAACGCCATAACCCACTACCTCGCTAAAGACACAGTGCCTTTTAATGTTGTGACCAAAGAGGGTTTTAAAAACCTCATCCAAACGCTGGATAAAAGATACACAATTCCCTCTCGAACCTATTTTAGCCAAGTTGCCATCCCACAGTTGTATGTTGAATGTAGGAACAAAACTGAGGCGGAATTGATGCACGTGGAATTTTATGCCACCACAACAGACTTGTGGTCAAGCAGGACCACATATCTTAGTCTCACTGTGCACTTTATCAATGATGACTTTGAGCTAAAGACTCGCTGTCTGCAAACGGCATACTTTCCTGAAGACCACACGGGACAGAATATTGCCCAAGGATTAAAGGAATGTTTATCCAGTTGGCATCTGAACGAAGAGGGACAAACGTGCATAACCACTGATAATGCAGCAAATGTCATTAAAGCTACGGAGTTAAACGAATGGACCAGACTTCAGTGTTTTGGCCACAGGCTGCATCTTGCCATTG aaaatgctTTGAAGGATGATGCCAGGGTAAATCGGGCAACAGGACTTTGTAAGCAGCTGGTTGCCCATTTCTCACACAGCtggaaaaagaaaaatgcaCTGAGTGAAGTGCAAAAACAATTGAATCTGCCAGAGCATTCCTTAGTCACAGAGTGTCCAACAAGATGGGGCTCTAGACAGAAGATGATCGAGAGGGTCTTGGAGCAGAGCAAAGCTTTGTCTCAGGTTCTGTCTGAAGACAGGAAGACGCATCACTTGGTCCCCACCTGGCAGGACACAGAGGTCCTTGAGTCTATCAATGCTGCCCTACATCCTCTCCAGGTCTTTACAGATGCCCTATCTGGTGAATTGGATGTCAGCGTGTCCTATCTGAAGCCAGTCCTGCACCTTCTGAAAACATCAACCCTAGCTGAAAAAGATGATGACACCGATCTTACGAAGGCCATAAAGTCAAGGGCCCTTGGCTATATGGAGGACAAATATAGTGACCCAGCCACACAGGAAATTCTTGATGTTGCTTCATTCCTTGATCCACGATTCAAAATGGACTACGTGAGACAAGAGAATGTTCCAGAAATCAGATCAAGAGTGAAGTTAGAAATGGAACAGGAAGCACAAAAG GAAAAAAGGGCTCGTCTCAGCACAACAGGTGACGAGCATCAAAGTGCTGCTGCTGAGGCAGAACCATCAACATCCACAGTGAAGAAGAAGGACAAGCAGTCACTGGGCAGCTTTCTCAAGGGCAACACTGTGCCCCATGCTTCCTCTCTGCAGTTGGAGGACTCCTTGGAGGCTGAAATAAACTGCTACCTCATGACTCCTGCAATTGATGGAGAGCAAGATCCTTTGGCTTGGTGGAAGGTACATAGGGTTAACTTTCCAAGGCTGAGCAAACTGGCTCGCAAATACCTATGTATACCTGCCACAAGTTCTCCATCGGAGAGACTCTTTAGCACTAGTGGAAACGTTGTGACATGTGAGCGCTCATGTCTGAAACCGGCAAAGGTAGACATGTTAGTGTTTTTGGCCAAAAATTTGTAA